One window of Gloeocapsa sp. DLM2.Bin57 genomic DNA carries:
- the nifU gene encoding Fe-S cluster assembly protein NifU, with amino-acid sequence MWDYTDKVMEHFYHPRNQGAISASNEGEAITIGDVGSISCGDALRLYLKIDIATDSIITASFQTFGCASAIASSSALTELLKGQTLDEALKITNREIADFLGGLPEAKMHCSVMGQEALEAAIFNYRGIPLDNHEEDEGALVCSCFGISDAKIRRVILENELETAEQVTNYIKAGGGCGSCLADIDDLLYSIAAEKANTIARTTEVVNNYATLTTVQKINRIQQVLEEIRPTLIADGGDLELLDLEGDVVKLVLKGACGSCSSSTITLKMGIEAKLREKVLSTLVVEAV; translated from the coding sequence ATGTGGGATTATACAGACAAAGTAATGGAGCATTTTTATCACCCTCGCAATCAAGGCGCAATCAGCGCTAGCAACGAGGGAGAAGCGATCACCATCGGTGATGTAGGCAGCATCAGCTGTGGAGATGCTCTCAGACTCTACCTTAAAATAGACATCGCTACCGATAGCATTATTACTGCTAGTTTTCAAACCTTTGGTTGTGCTAGCGCGATCGCCTCCTCTTCTGCTTTGACTGAATTACTCAAAGGTCAAACCCTAGACGAAGCCCTCAAAATCACCAACCGTGAGATTGCCGACTTTCTAGGCGGTTTACCAGAAGCAAAAATGCACTGTTCGGTGATGGGACAAGAAGCCTTAGAAGCAGCTATCTTTAATTATCGTGGTATTCCTCTAGATAATCACGAAGAAGACGAAGGAGCGTTAGTCTGTAGTTGTTTTGGGATAAGCGATGCCAAAATTCGCCGAGTTATCCTCGAAAACGAACTAGAAACAGCCGAACAAGTCACTAATTATATCAAAGCAGGTGGCGGTTGTGGTTCTTGTTTAGCCGATATTGACGATTTACTCTATAGTATCGCCGCAGAAAAAGCCAACACCATCGCTAGAACCACCGAAGTTGTTAATAACTATGCAACCTTAACCACCGTCCAAAAAATTAACCGTATTCAGCAAGTACTCGAAGAAATTCGCCCTACTCTAATCGCTGACGGTGGAGATTTAGAATTATTGGACCTAGAAGGAGATGTAGTCAAACTAGTACTCAAGGGAGCTTGTGGAAGTTGTTCCAGTAGTACTATTACTCTCAAAATGGGTATCGAAGCTAAATTACGCGAAAAAGTACTTTCTACCCTAGTTGTAGAAGCAGTTTAA
- the nifS gene encoding cysteine desulfurase NifS, protein MRDCIYLDNNATTKIDEEVLAAMLPYLTLYYGNPSSMHSFGGQVGKATKTAREQVASLIGAQSPAEIVFTSCGTEGDNAAIRAALMAQPEKKHIITTEVEHPAVLSLCKNLEKQGYSVTYLSVNGQGQLDLSELEASLTGNTALVTVMYANNETGVIFPIEQIGSMVKEYGALFHVDAVQVVGKIPLNMQESTIDMLTLSGHKLHAPKGIGALYVRRGTRFRPLLIGGHQERGRRAGTENVPGMVALGKACELAEYHLINVGHEQQLRDYLEQSILTTIPNTAVNGHPVQRLPNTSNIGFKYIEGEAILLSLDQFGICASSGSACTSGSLEPSHVLRAMGLPYSVLHGSIRFSLSRYTTQTEIDRVLEVLPGIIDRLRALSPFNSDDATWLQEQEQAVLAK, encoded by the coding sequence ATGAGAGACTGTATTTATCTAGACAACAACGCAACTACTAAAATCGATGAAGAAGTTCTAGCAGCGATGTTGCCCTATCTTACCCTCTACTATGGCAATCCCTCTAGTATGCACAGCTTCGGCGGTCAAGTGGGTAAAGCCACCAAAACCGCTAGAGAACAAGTAGCATCTCTCATAGGTGCTCAAAGCCCAGCCGAAATCGTTTTCACCAGTTGCGGAACAGAGGGAGATAATGCAGCGATTCGCGCCGCTTTAATGGCTCAACCAGAGAAAAAACACATTATTACCACCGAAGTAGAACACCCAGCTGTACTTAGTCTCTGTAAAAACTTAGAAAAACAAGGGTATAGTGTTACTTATCTTTCGGTTAATGGTCAAGGTCAATTAGATTTAAGCGAACTTGAAGCCTCCCTCACGGGTAATACCGCTCTGGTAACAGTGATGTATGCGAATAACGAAACTGGTGTAATTTTCCCCATTGAACAAATTGGGTCAATGGTCAAAGAATACGGCGCGCTCTTTCATGTAGATGCAGTGCAAGTAGTGGGTAAAATCCCTCTGAATATGCAGGAAAGCACTATTGATATGTTGACCCTTTCAGGTCATAAATTACACGCCCCCAAGGGTATAGGTGCTTTATATGTTCGCCGTGGGACTCGCTTCCGTCCTTTATTAATTGGTGGACATCAAGAAAGAGGACGTCGCGCAGGAACTGAAAATGTCCCAGGAATGGTAGCTTTAGGTAAAGCTTGTGAATTAGCCGAATATCACCTAATTAATGTTGGACACGAACAACAGTTACGAGATTATTTAGAACAATCCATACTCACTACTATTCCTAACACCGCGGTTAATGGTCACCCCGTCCAAAGGTTACCAAATACTAGCAATATCGGGTTTAAGTATATCGAAGGAGAAGCGATTTTACTTTCTTTAGATCAATTCGGAATTTGTGCATCCTCTGGCTCTGCCTGTACTTCTGGATCTTTAGAACCTTCTCACGTCTTAAGAGCTATGGGGTTACCGTACAGTGTCTTACACGGTTCAATCCGTTTTAGTCTCTCTCGTTATACCACTCAAACAGAAATCGATCGCGTTTTAGAAGTTTTACCAGGTATTATCGACAGACTGCGCGCACTCTCTCCTTTTAACAGCGATGATGCGACTTGGTTACAAGAACAAGAACAAGCTGTTTTAGCTAAATAA
- a CDS encoding 4Fe-4S dicluster domain-containing protein, translating to MSYYITKNCIQCQRCESLCPTGAIKTNLQGMYIDSSLCNNCTGFYGTPQCASVCPTNQGCLPTRTNSDYWESWFSRYDSLVQNLKNREKQLYWQHWFNSYSEKLSNLIVTQHAS from the coding sequence ATGTCTTACTATATCACCAAAAATTGTATCCAGTGTCAACGTTGTGAATCATTATGTCCCACTGGTGCAATCAAAACCAACCTACAAGGAATGTATATAGACTCCTCCCTTTGTAACAATTGTACAGGCTTTTATGGTACTCCCCAATGTGCCTCCGTCTGTCCTACTAACCAGGGATGTCTTCCTACCCGCACCAATAGCGATTATTGGGAATCATGGTTCTCTCGTTATGACAGTTTGGTGCAAAACCTGAAAAACCGAGAAAAACAATTGTATTGGCAACATTGGTTTAATTCCTATTCAGAAAAATTATCTAATTTGATTGTTACTCAACACGCTTCCTAA
- the nifD gene encoding nitrogenase molybdenum-iron protein alpha chain: MTTTDDKKQLIQEVLEAYPEKAAKKRQKHLNVYEEGQSDCGVKSNIKSLPGVMTTRGCAYAGSKGVVWGPIKDMVHISHGPVGCGYYSWSGRRNYYIGTTGVDSFGTMDFTSDFQERDIVFGGDKKLSKLITEIEELFPLNGGVSIQSECPIGLIGDDIEAVAKKANKEIGKTVVPVRCEGFRGVSQSLGHHIANDTIRDWVLTPGDKDPVEFEGTPYDVAIIGDYNIGGDAWSSRILLEEIGLRVVAQWSGDGTLNEMKCTNKVKLNLVHCYRSMSYISRHMEEKYGVPWLEYNFFGPTKIAESLREIASHFDDTIKEGAERVIAKYQPQADAVIAKYRPFLENKTVMMMVGGLRPRHVVPAFLDLGMKIVGTGYEFAHNDDYKRTTHYIEDSTLIYDDVTGYEFEKFVSAIQPDLVASGVKEKYVFQKMALPFRQMHSWDYSGPYHGYDGFAIFARDMDLALNSPTWDLIKAPWKK, encoded by the coding sequence ATGACGACTACAGACGACAAAAAACAATTGATACAAGAGGTTCTCGAAGCTTATCCCGAAAAAGCTGCGAAAAAACGCCAAAAACATCTTAACGTTTACGAAGAAGGTCAATCCGATTGCGGTGTTAAGTCTAATATTAAATCTCTCCCTGGTGTAATGACTACTCGCGGTTGCGCCTATGCAGGTTCAAAAGGGGTAGTTTGGGGACCGATTAAAGATATGGTTCATATCTCCCATGGTCCAGTTGGTTGCGGTTATTATTCCTGGTCAGGTCGCCGTAATTATTATATTGGAACTACTGGTGTAGATAGTTTTGGTACAATGGACTTTACCTCCGATTTCCAAGAAAGAGATATCGTCTTCGGTGGTGACAAAAAACTAAGTAAATTAATCACAGAAATAGAAGAACTTTTCCCCCTCAATGGTGGAGTCAGTATTCAATCAGAATGTCCCATCGGTCTAATTGGAGATGATATTGAAGCAGTAGCTAAAAAAGCTAATAAAGAAATCGGTAAAACAGTTGTACCCGTTCGTTGTGAAGGTTTCCGCGGTGTATCTCAATCTTTAGGTCACCACATCGCTAATGATACCATTCGTGACTGGGTTTTAACTCCAGGGGATAAAGATCCCGTCGAATTTGAAGGTACTCCCTATGATGTAGCGATTATCGGTGACTATAATATCGGTGGTGACGCTTGGTCCTCCCGTATTCTTCTCGAAGAAATAGGCTTACGCGTTGTAGCCCAATGGTCTGGTGACGGTACACTCAACGAGATGAAATGTACCAATAAAGTCAAATTAAACCTCGTTCACTGCTACCGCTCCATGAGCTATATCAGCCGTCACATGGAAGAAAAATACGGTGTGCCCTGGTTAGAATATAACTTCTTTGGACCTACCAAAATCGCTGAATCTTTACGAGAAATCGCTTCTCACTTCGATGACACCATCAAAGAAGGTGCAGAAAGAGTTATCGCTAAATATCAACCCCAAGCTGACGCGGTTATCGCTAAATATCGCCCATTTCTAGAAAACAAAACCGTGATGATGATGGTTGGTGGTTTACGTCCACGCCACGTTGTCCCCGCTTTCCTAGACTTAGGTATGAAAATAGTTGGTACAGGTTATGAATTTGCTCATAACGACGATTATAAACGCACCACCCACTATATCGAAGACAGCACACTGATTTACGACGACGTAACGGGTTATGAATTTGAGAAATTTGTCTCAGCCATTCAACCAGATTTAGTTGCCTCTGGAGTTAAAGAAAAATACGTCTTCCAGAAAATGGCTCTACCTTTCCGTCAAATGCACTCCTGGGATTATTCAGGACCATATCACGGTTATGACGGTTTCGCTATCTTTGCTCGTGACATGGATTTAGCCCTAAACAGCCCTACTTGGGATCTGATTAAAGCGCCTTGGAAGAAATAA
- the nifH gene encoding nitrogenase iron protein has protein sequence MRQIAFYGKGGIGKSTTSQNTLAALSEKNRIMIVGCDPKADSTRLMLHCKAQTTILHLAAERGSVEDIELEEVLVKGFNDVLCVESGGPEPGVGCAGRGIITAINFLEENGAYEDLDFVSYDVLGDVVCGGFAMPIREGKAQEIYIVTSGEMMAMYAANNIARGILKYAESGGVRLGGLICNSRNVECEVELIEELARRLGTQMIHFIPRSKQVQEAEIRRMTVIEYSPNHPQAEEYRILSQKIQDNKNLVIPTPITMDELEELLIDFGLLGGEEEYQKAIATTPTASV, from the coding sequence ATGAGACAGATAGCTTTTTACGGTAAAGGCGGTATTGGTAAATCTACTACCTCACAGAATACACTAGCTGCATTATCAGAAAAAAACCGCATCATGATCGTTGGTTGTGACCCTAAAGCGGATTCTACCCGATTAATGTTGCACTGTAAAGCCCAAACCACAATTTTACACCTAGCTGCAGAACGCGGCTCAGTAGAAGACATCGAACTAGAAGAAGTATTAGTCAAAGGTTTTAACGACGTACTTTGTGTAGAATCAGGTGGTCCAGAACCAGGTGTAGGTTGTGCAGGTCGTGGTATTATCACCGCTATTAACTTCCTCGAAGAAAACGGCGCTTACGAAGATCTAGACTTTGTTTCCTACGACGTATTAGGGGACGTTGTCTGTGGTGGTTTCGCTATGCCTATCCGTGAAGGAAAAGCTCAAGAAATCTACATCGTTACCTCTGGAGAAATGATGGCGATGTACGCAGCTAACAACATCGCTCGTGGTATTTTAAAATACGCTGAATCTGGTGGCGTTCGTTTAGGTGGTTTAATCTGCAACAGCCGTAACGTTGAATGTGAAGTTGAACTAATCGAAGAATTAGCCCGTCGTCTTGGCACTCAAATGATTCACTTTATACCTCGCAGCAAACAGGTCCAAGAAGCTGAAATCCGCCGTATGACAGTGATTGAATACTCTCCTAATCATCCTCAAGCTGAAGAGTATCGCATTTTATCCCAAAAAATCCAAGACAACAAAAACTTGGTTATTCCTACTCCAATCACCATGGATGAATTAGAAGAATTATTAATTGATTTCGGTCTCCTCGGTGGTGAAGAAGAATATCAAAAAGCTATTGCTACAACTCCAACTGCAAGTGTGTAA